DNA from Microbacterium sp. SORGH_AS_0969:
TCGCGATTCTGCCGCGCATGGCCGTGGCATCCTTCCCTCTGCTCGCAGGAATCGCCGCTCCCCGGCTACCGGATGCCGAGGCCCGCACGCTGCACGTGGTGACCGCCCGTGGGGCGGAACGCGTGCCGGCGGTCGGCGTGGCGCTCGACGTCATCGCCGAGGTGCTCGCCGAGTATCCCTTGCCCTCGGGGCCGTGAGCCACGCCGCCGGTAGGATCGAGGGGATGTCTGCCTCTCCCGATCCCCGCACCACGACCGCCTCCGGCGCCGACGTCCGCGTCCGGTTCTGCCCGTCTCCGACGGGTCTGCCGCACGTCGGTCTGATCCGCACCGTGCTGTTCAACTGGGCCTACGCCCGGCACAACGGTGGAAAGCTCGTCTTCCGTATCGAAGACACCGATGCCGCGCGCGACAGCGAGGAGAGCTACCAGCAGCTCCTCGATGCCCTGCGGTGGATGAACATCGATTGGGACGAGGGCGTCGAGGTCGGCGGTCCTCACGCCCCCTACCGGCAGTCCCAGCGTCACGAGATCTACCGCGAGGTGCTCGACAAGCTCGTCGCGGCGGGCGCGGTGTACGAGAGCTACTCGACGGCGGAGGAGATCGACGCCCGCAACGAGGCCAACGGCCGCGCGAAGCAGCTCGGGTACGACAACTTCGACCGTGACCTCACCGAGGAGCAGAAGGCGGCGTTCCGCGCCGAGGGACGCCAGCCCGCGTGGCGTCTGCGCGTGCCCGACCATGACCTCACCTACGTCGACCTGATCCGCGGCGAGGTGACGTTCCCGGCGGGCTCGTTCCCCGACTTCGTGCTCGTGCGCGCCGGGGGAGTGCCGCTCTATCCGTTCGTGAACCCGGTCGACGACGCCCTCATGGGGATCACCCACGTCATCCGCGGCGAAGACCTCATGCCCTCCACCGCCCGTCAGCTCGCGCTGTACTCGGCGCTGGTGGATGCCGGCGTCACGACGTTCATCCCGCGCTTCGGCCACATGCCGCTGGTGCTGGGCGAGACCGGCAACAAGAAGCTGTCGAAGCGCGACCCGCAGGCCGACCTCTTCCTGCAACGTGAGAAGGGCTTCATCCACGAGGGCCTGCTCAACTACCTGTCGCTGCTCGGCTGGTCGCTCTCGCACGACCGCGACGTGTTCTCGCTCGACGAGATGATCGCGGCTTTCGACATCGCCGACGTCAACCCGAACCCCGCGCGCTTCGACCAGAAGAAGGCCGAGGCGATCAACGGCGACCACATCCGGATGCTGGATGCCGACGACTTCGCCGCGCGGATCGTGCCCTACCTCGCGGGGGCCGGGTTCATCGCCGAGGATCCGTCGCCGGAGCACCGGGCGATCATCGCCGCCGCCGCGCCCCTCGTTCAAGAGCGTGTGCAGCTGCTCGGCGAGGTGCCGGGCATGCTCGGCTTCCTCTTCGTCTCCGAAGTGGAGTACGCCGAGGATGCGCTGAAGGTGCTGCCGGCCAACGCGGCCGAGGTGCTCGTGGCATCGGTCGGAGCCCTCGAGCTCGTGCCGGAAACGGAGTTCACCGCCGCGGCCGTGCAGGAGGCGCTGTCGACGGCGCTCGTCGAGGAGCTCGGGCTGAAGCCGCGCGTCGCGTATGGGCCTCCCCGCGTGGCGCTGACCGGTCGCCGCGTCTCGCCGCCTCTCTTCGAGTCGATGGAACTGCTCGGCAAGGCGGAGACTCTGCGCCGCCTCGACGCGCTCGTCCGTCACCTCGGCTGAGCGTCCGCCGCTTCTCGCCCCGCCCGCGAGACTTTCAGAACCTCGCAGAATCCCCGTGGGATTCTGCGAGGTTCTCGCATTCTGCGCGCACTCCGCGCCGGCGGGATTGCGGAGTGCGACGCGCGCGGGCCGACGCCGGTTTGGCGCTGGGCCGCGCGTCACGTAAGCTTGATCCTCGGCACGAGTTCCGGCTCAGCGCCTTGGGGTATGGTGTAATTGGCAACACGGCGGTTTCTGGTTCCGTTGTTCTTGGTTCGAGTCCAGGTACCCCAGCAAGACGAAAAGCCCCGGTCAACGCGAAATGCGCGGAGATCCGGGGCTTTTGCTTTTTTCCGAGGGCCTCGCGTGCTCGCGGTCATCGTGATAGGCAGGATGTATGACCACGACCGCCTCTCCACCGCGACGCCCGTCGCCGACGGAGCGTCGCGCCCGTCGGGAGCGACTGTCGACGTGGATCACGATCGGTGTCGTGCTCGTCGTCTGCGCCGTCGCGGCGTTCGGGGCGTACGGCATGGCGAACTCGTGGTGGGTCGAAGACGCTCCGACCGCCTCCGCCGATCAGCAACTCCCGGATGGGCAGTCGCGGTTCGATCAGGCCGGCCTCGACTTCCTGAACCGGCGGGGACTCGCCACCGTCGATGTCGTCGACGGTGCCTCCGCGAGTGAACTCGGTCTCCCCGCGAACGGCGACACACCGGTCGAGACGCTCGTTCCGCTGACCCTCGATGTCCGCGGGAGCGGGGGAGCGGTCTCGTTCCCCGGGGTCTCCTGGTTCGCCCTCGCGACGGAACGAGACAGGCTGACCACTCTGACGGTCACTCCCGCCTCGAGCACCACCTGGCTCGCAATCCGCTCGGATCTGGAGCAGCGCGCGGTTCAGTGGGGATGGTCGGAGAGTGATCTGCGGGATCTGCAGCAGAAGGTCGGCGACGCGGGCCGCGAGGAGGGTGTCGCTCAGACGTTCCGTCTGCCGGCGACGCCCGTCGACCGGATGACCGTCACTGCCGAGGTCTCGGTGGATGAGGGCGGGCGCATCTCTCTGCGGTACGTCTTCGCACGCTGATCCCGCCGATCCCCTCGCGATGCGTCGCGAGCACAATGGGGTCATGGGAATTTTCGCGCAGCGTCCGGAGGAACCGACCGAGTGGGCGGGGCTGCCCGGTGAGCCACGGCGCCCTCGAAGTCGTGCGGAGATGCTTCCGGAGGACGAGGTGATGAGCGCCTCGCCAGCGGACCTGCTCGGGGTGGGGGAGGCGCATCTCTCGTCGATCTCGATCCCCCTCGAAGTCGAGGGACCCTCTACTGATGACGGGGGAGAGACCGCGTCCACGTGATCGCTACGAGCGCCGCAACATGACGATCATGTGACGGTCTGTGGCGCTAGCAAAAAATATCTGAAAAATTCCTTCACATCGTGCTTCACTGTACGCACATCATCCGTACACCCCCTGAGGCACCTATGAAGAAACCCTGGATCGCCGCCGGTGCGGCCCTCGTCGCCGTCCTCGTCGTCGGTGGCACCGCCGGCACCGTCGCCGTCGCGCAGAGCGGCATCCCCGCCACGTCCACCCTGTCCGACTCGAGCGTCGGGGCCGTGGCATCCGCCATCGATCTCGACCGGGCCGGGTCATTCGTCCTCGCCGAATCGGAGGACACGGCGTCGATCGAGGGGAGCCGCCTGGTCGCTTCGGCACCCGAGACGAGCACGGTGCTCCCCGTCAGCCTCGACGTGACGAGCATCGAGCAGTACTGGCTCTGGGCGAGCGGGGTGGAAGTCACCGCGCACGGTCTCACCCCCGGTGCCGATGTCGAGATCGGCATCGTCTTCTCATCCGGCGTCACGAAGCACTGGGCTCCCGTGCGCGCCGACGAGAACGGAACGCTCGTCACGCGGGTCCGGACGCTCGATGTCGACCCCGAGAACACGCGGCCCGAAGCCGGCCTCGCTCAGATCACAGTCCGCTCCTCGGCCGGGGAGGCCGGTTCGGCGCTGCTCGACGTCACGGCGACGACAGACGTCATCACGGTCTCGAGCGACCCGGCGACGATCAGCCAGGACGAGTTCCTCGACAAACCTGTCACGATCCACGCCAGCGGATTCGCACCGATGACGAAGATGTTCTTCAACCTCGGCATGCCGGACACCACGATGTTCGCGGTGGGTGAGAACGAAGGCCTGCACTCGGACGAGAACGGGGATTTCTCCTACCAGCTGCAGATGAACTCGGTCAACTCACAGGTGGGGACCTGGCTCATGAGCTTCGTCTCCGACGACCGCAGCGGTTCCGCCACCTTCCAGGTGACGGCGGGAGCCGCGCGCACCCCCGACAAGAAGGTGACGCCCGCACGCAGCGAGATCTCTGTCGCCGACTTCGTCGCCGAGCCCGGCATGCGCTTCGCCCTCGAGGGGTTCCTCCCCTTCGACACGTACGAGCTGCTGTTGACCACCTCGCGGGGGTACACCGCATCGCTCGGCATCTCGCGCACCAATGGTGAAGGTCGACACAGCAATGCGATCACCAGTCCCAAGGGAATACCAGAGGGGGAGTACACCGTGACCGCCCGGTCGACCACGACGGGCGACTACGCGATCGGCACTTTCCGCGTCACCGGAAATCCGGATGCTCCTGCGTCCGAGGTCTCGCTGTCGGCGGGTTCCGTGACCGCCGGTTCGCTCGCGGATTCGACGAAGGGCGTCTTCCTCTCCGGGCGTGACGTCACGCCGGGGACGAGCTTCCGTGTCTCGCTTCGCAACGGCGCCTGGGAGCGGCAACCGCTGCTCGTCGGCGCGGACGCGTACGCCACGGTCGGCGACGATGGAAGACTCGCACTCCAACTCGTCACTCTGCAGCGTCTCGCGCCCGGAACGTACACGGTGTGGGCGGAGGGCGGCGGCGGGGCCGCGGCCTACAACGTGCAGCTGCCGCTCGAGGTGACCGCCGACGCCACGTCGACGACCCCGTCGGTCGCTCCGGAGACGCGTCTTGCTCCCGTCGAGGAAGCGCCCGCTCTGCCGCAGCCCACTCCCGACACGTCGGAGAGCCCTGCTCCCGCACCGGCACCAAGTGTGTCGCCGACCCCGATCCCCGATGCGATCGAGAACCACGTGCCGAATCCGGCGCTTCCCGTTCCGACCGTTCCCGCCCGCTGACTTCAGGAAACTTCATGATTACTCCCCGTTCGGCGCGTTCGCGCGCCTGCGCTCTGGTCGGGGCCGGCCTGCTCGCGACCACACTGTCGCTCGGTGCCGCCCTGCCCGCCGGTGCCGCCCCCGGCACTCTCGATGAGATCGCTCTCGCCCCCGCAGGCCCGGGCACGGGCACGCCCCTGCCCGATTCCGTGGTCTCCGCGGACGGACCGGTCGACGTGTTCGTCCAGACGCGCGGCGACAGCGCCCTCGGCGTGCACAGCGCCTGGCAGGCGCGAGGAGCGTCGGAGGACGCGGCGTCGGCCGCCGCCGCCGATACGGCCACCGACAACGCCGCGGTCGCCGATCGCGTGTCGGAGGCGCTCGAGCAGATCGATCCGGATGCCAAAGTGCTCTACACCTCGACGTACTCCGTCCCGGGCATCGCGGTCAACGCGGATGCGGACACGCTGCGCAAGCTGGCCGAGCGGTCGGACGTCGAGAAGGTGTCCCGCATCGTCACGCAGTCGATCGAGCTGCCCGCCGCCACCGATGCGTCGCCGTCGAACTCCGCGTCGGACGCTTTGACGCGTGCGGTCAACGCCTGGCAGCAAGCGGGACGCACCGGCAAGGACGTGACCGTCGCCG
Protein-coding regions in this window:
- the gltX gene encoding glutamate--tRNA ligase yields the protein MSASPDPRTTTASGADVRVRFCPSPTGLPHVGLIRTVLFNWAYARHNGGKLVFRIEDTDAARDSEESYQQLLDALRWMNIDWDEGVEVGGPHAPYRQSQRHEIYREVLDKLVAAGAVYESYSTAEEIDARNEANGRAKQLGYDNFDRDLTEEQKAAFRAEGRQPAWRLRVPDHDLTYVDLIRGEVTFPAGSFPDFVLVRAGGVPLYPFVNPVDDALMGITHVIRGEDLMPSTARQLALYSALVDAGVTTFIPRFGHMPLVLGETGNKKLSKRDPQADLFLQREKGFIHEGLLNYLSLLGWSLSHDRDVFSLDEMIAAFDIADVNPNPARFDQKKAEAINGDHIRMLDADDFAARIVPYLAGAGFIAEDPSPEHRAIIAAAAPLVQERVQLLGEVPGMLGFLFVSEVEYAEDALKVLPANAAEVLVASVGALELVPETEFTAAAVQEALSTALVEELGLKPRVAYGPPRVALTGRRVSPPLFESMELLGKAETLRRLDALVRHLG